Below is a genomic region from Citrobacter telavivensis.
CGTCCTGAGAAATCATAAGTGAGAGATTTGCTCAGTTTATCACGGACAAAGCACAACCTTCCCCGTTTAAAGGGAAGGTTGCGTAATTATTTATACAGGAGGCAGATCAAACAGCAGGATTTCGCTATCGCTGTCAGCATGAATTGACAGAGCCTGCTCATCCCAAATCGCCAGACCGTCGCTGGTAGTGGCTTTAGTGCCGTTAATGCTCACCTCACCTTTTACCACCTGGATCCAGACGCGACGTTCAGCGGCAATCTGATGTACTGACTGCTCGCCTTTCACCAGCGCCCAGCGGTACAGCTCCATATCCTGGTACACTTTCAACGAGCCGTCGCGAGCGTCCGGCGACAGCACCAGCTGTTTGCCCTGCGCGGCGTCGAAGCGGCGCTGCTCATAACGCGGCGTGATGCCGGTTTTTTCCGGAATGATCCAGATCTGATACAGACGCAGACGATCCGTTTTGCTCGGGTTGTACTCAGAGTGACGGATCCCGGTCCCCGCGCTCATAATCTGGAATTCACCCGCCGGAACCTGCTCTTTATTGCCCATGCTGTCCTGGTGTTCTACTGCGCCTTCCAGCACGTAGGTCAGGATTTCCATGTCTTTATGTGGGTGAGTACCGAACCCCTGACCAGCGTCGATCACGTCGTCGTTAATCACGCGCAATGCCGAGAAGCCCATAAAGTTTGGATCGTAGTAATCCGCAAAAGAGAAGGTATGCCAGGAATCCAGCCAGCCATGATTCGCGTGGCCACGGTCGTTTGCTTTGCGTAAGTAGATCATTGTGTTCACCCCCAGATGTTTTCGATGGAGTAAGTGTGGACCGAATCCACCATCAATCATAGAGGGTGAAAATTGACTCCTCTGTTCAAAAATTATGAACAACTCAGGAGGAGCCAATCCGGCTTATCGGGCAAGGCTGATGGTGGCAGGAGAGGCCTGTTCAAATGCCCGTTCGAGAATTTCAAGATTGGTAAGAACTTCAGATTCCTTGACGTAATTTGGCACGCCGGTGGTGAGAGTGGCATACAGCGCGTCGTAGACACGACCATAGTCGCCCGTTTCCGGTTTGATCTCTTCTTTCACCGTCACGCCTTCATCGTTGACGTACTCCAGCACGCCAACGGAATCATCTGCCGCAAAGCCCGGTTCACCCGGCATGATGTTGGCCTTCAGGCTGGTTTCCTGCTGATCAATACCGTATTTGATAAACGAACCTTTGGTGCCGTGAACGATAAACTTCGGATAGTCGATTTTCACCAGATGGCTGGTTTTGACAATCGCCTTTACATCGCCGTAAAACAGCTGCGCTTCAAAGGTGTCATCCGGATTGGCCTTATTGCGCAGGCTGCGGATGTCGTAGGCCACATGGTCCGGGCGACCAAACAACGAGATTATCTGATCCAGGGTGTGTACGCCCAGGCCATAGAACGCGCCATCCTGCGGCAAACCGGGGTGGGTTTCCACAACCGGACGGTAGTAATCGAAGTGGCTTTCCACTTCCACAATCTCACCAAGCTTACCGCTTTCAATCGCTTTTTTGGCGGTCAGGAAACAGGAATCAAAGCGACGGTTCTGATACGGCGTCACCGTCAGCCCTTTGTTTTGCGCCAGTTCAAACAGCACCTTCGCTTCAACCATCGTCGGGGTGAATGGCTTCTCAACCAGTACGTTCTTTCCGGCTTCCAGCGCCCGTTTCGCGTAGTCAAAATGGCTGTCCGCGTGGGTACAGATGACGACCAGTTTCACCTCAGGGTCGTTGAACACTTCATCAAGATCGCTGGTGAAATGGATGTGTGAGTAGATGGGCGCCTGCTCTTCCGGCTTCGCGTGACGGCGAAAAATATGGGCCACATGCCAGGTGTCTTTACGGTTGAGAACGTACGGAAGATGGTAGCGAGTCGCGCTCTTGCCGAACCCAATAAATGCGCAATGTAAGGTCATGATGCTGTCCTTTCAGAAGGTGATGACCTACACCATAGCGCAAAGCGGAGGGAGACTAAATGCGGGAAGTCCTTGAGGGCGCGCTGGCGCACCTGGAAACGGATTGCTCGCGCCTCGGGCGTGAGTGGCGCAGGCAGATTATTCACGGCCTGCGCACAGCAACCGGAGCGTACTTAATGTACGTGAGGAGCTCGAGCACTTCCCGGGGACAAAATGACAAGTAAGCCAGGCTGAAAAAAAACCAAAAAAAAAGCCAGCACCCGGCTGGCTAAAATAATACTGGAAGCAATGTGAGCAATGTCGTGCTTTCAGGTTTCTCCGCAAGGGTCTTCCTGAACGCAGAGCAATAATAATCATTCTCATTCGCAGTTGTCCAGTGATTTTTACAAAAAAATGCGGTTGACGACATTTTTAATCTCAGCGACTGTAAAGGCACAATTAACGATGAAGGAGAGCGGGAATGAGTGAGATCGTGATACGCCACGCTGAGACCAAAGATTACGACGCGATTCGTCAGATCCATGCCCAGCCGGAGGTGTATTACAACACGCTACAGGTTCCTCATCCTTCCAGCGAGATGTGGCAGACACGACTCGCCGAACAGCCCGGCATCAAACAACTTGTCGCCTGTATTGATGACCGCGTCGTCGGACACCTGTGCATTGCCGTCGCTTAGCGTCCGCGCCGGAGTCATGTCGCCGATTTTGGTATTTGTGTCGATACACAATGGCAAAACCACGGGGTCGCCAGCGCATTAATGCGTACCATGATCGATATGTGCGACAACTGGCTGCGCGTCGAACGCATTGAATTAACGGTGTTTGTCGATAATGCGCCCGCCGTGGCGGTGTATAAAAAATACGGTTTCGAAATTGAAGGCACCGGCAAAAAGTACGGCCTGCGTAACGGCGAGTATGTCGATGCATATTTTATGGCGCGGATGAAGTGACAAATTGCCCGGTGGCGCTACGCTTACCGGGCCTACAGCTGCACAAACGTAGGCTGGGTAAGGCGAAGCCGCCACCCGGCAACAAAATCAATACCCTGCGGCTAAATCGTCCACGGTGCGTGGGTCAGATGCACCGTACAACGTGCCGTCCGGCCCAACCATGATGCTTTGCGTGCTGCCCATCGCCTCTTTCAGCGCGACCTTCTGCCCTTTTTGCTCAAGCAGTTTAAGGGTATCCGGGCTGAAGCCTTTCTCCACACGCAACTCATCCGGCAACCATTGATGATGGAAACGCGGCGCATTGGTGGCTTGCGCCACGTTCATCCCGAAATCGATGCTATTGACCACCATTTGCAGCACGGTCGTGATAATACGACTCCCGCCAGGGCTGCCGGTGACCAGCCAGGTTTTACCGTCTTTCACCACGATGGTGGGCGACATCGACGACAGCGGACGTTTCTTCGGTCCAACGGCATTGGCATCGCCCCCCACCAGACCATAGACGTTAGGTACGCCCGGTTTGGCCGAAAAGTCATCCATCTCGTTATTCATCAGAATGCCGGTGTTACCCGCCACAATGCCGGTCCCGAAGGTGGTGTTGAGGGTATACGTCACCGCCACGGCGTTACCGTCTTTATCCACCACCGAGAAGTGAGTCGTCTGGTTACTCTCATAAGGCGCAAGCTTACCAGGGCGAATTTCACTGGAAGGTTTCGCCTTGTTGATATCAATCCGTTCGGCAATCGATTTGGCGTAATCTTTGTTGGTCAGCGCTTGCCACGGCACGTTCACAAAATCCGGGTCGCCCAGGTATTCCGAACGATCGGCGTAGGCCTGTTTCTCCGCTTCCGCCATCACCTGCATGGCGTCCGCACTGCCAAAGCCGTATTTCTTCATGTCGAAATTTTCAAGGATATTCAGGATCTGCACGATGTGGATCCCGCCAGAGGACGGGGGCGGCATTGAGAAGACCTGATACCCGCGATAGTCGCCGCCGATCGGCGTGCGCTCTACCGCCTGGTAGCCCGCCAAATCTTCTTTAGTCATCAACCCGCCGTTTTTCTGCATCTCCTGCGCAATCTGGTCGGCAATCGCCCCTTTATAGAAAGCCTCCGGCCCCTTTTCCGCAATCAGCTCCAGACTTTTTGCCAGGTTTTTCTGCACCAGCTTGTCGCCCTTTTTCAGCGGTTCGCCATCCTTCCAGAAGATAGCTTTGCTGTTCTCGTGATTCGGCAACACTTCACTGCCGTAGGTTTTCAGATCGTCCGCCAGCGCATCGTTAACCACAAAGCCCTCTTCAGCCAGCTTGATCGCCGGACGCACCACTTTGTTGAGCGGCAGGGTGCCATATTTTTCCAGCGCCAGTGAGAACCCAGCCACTGTGCCCGGCGTGCCGGAAGCCAGATGGGAGGTCAGCGATTTTTTACTGTCCGGATTGCCCTGATCGTCAAGGAACATGTCGCGTGTAGCGTTAGCCGGTGCCATTTCGCGAAAATCGATCGCCGTGGTCTTACCGTCTTTGGTCCGCAGCAGCATAAAACCACCGCCACCCAGATTCCCGGCCTGCGGATGCGTCACCGCCAGCGCATATCCCACGGCAACCGCGGCATCCACAGCGTTACCGCCCTGTTTGAGAATATCCACCCCCACCTTTGTTGCCATCGCATCCACCGAGGCCACCATCCCCTGTTTCGCGCGAACGGGATGGAACACATCCTCTTCCACGCCATACGACACCGGAGGCGGAGGAGGGGGAGCAGCGAGCACGCTGAAACAGCTTCCTGAGAGCAGAGCAGCAAGGGCTACCCGGCGTAAAAACGTCGGTTTCGTCATCGTTATTCTCCAAAGATGCGGGGTCAGCCCCCCACTAAGCCTGGTGCATAACTCTGAAATGATCATCGTTTCGCCAGGAAAGGGGTAAACTTAAGAGAGACCTCAGAGGAGGAAAGATGATGAAACGATGCTTAATTTTGGCAGCGCTACTGCCATTTGCCTGTCTCGCACAGCCGATTAACACCCTGAACAATCCGAACCAGCCGGGTTATCAGATCCCCAGCCAGCAGCGGATGCAAACGCAGATGCAAACACAGCAGATTCAACAGAAAGGGATGTTAAATCAGCAGTTAAAATCGCAGACGCAACTCCAGCAGCAAAACCTGCAAACGCAAATGAACAACAATCAGCAGCGGATCCAGCAGGGTCAGGTACGCGAACAGCCGTTACCGAATACCAACGGCGGAATGTTGAGTGGCAGTACGCGACAGGGGAGCGGCCAGCAACACATGCTACCGCCGCGTCAGAATGGCGATATGCTTAACCCGCAGCAGTAAAGTCCGGGCCAATCACGTCAATCGCATCGGTACAGATGCAGTCCACGCCCCAGCGCAGCAGTTCCGCCGCGCGCTGGGGTTTGTTGACGGTATACACCAGAATATGTAACCCCGCCGTTTTAAGCTGCTTAACCCGCGTTTCATCCAGCAGGGTGTGATTCAGGTGAATCGACACGCAGGCCAGGCGAGCGGTCAGTTCGCGCCAGTCATCACGCCACTCGTCAAGCAACAAACCTCGAGGTAACTCCACCGCGGCGGCCTGCGCCGCTTCCAGCGCATCGATGTCAAATGACGACAGCAGCGGTGCGGTCATCCCCTGCCATAGCGTACGCGCGGCGAGGGCTATCACTTTCCCCGTCTGTGGCCCGGTTCCGGTGGTCGGTTTAATTTCGATATTGGCCATCAGGCCATGCAGGCGACAGCGTTCTGCCACCTGCGAGAGTAGTGGGAGCGGTTCGCCTTTAAATTCGCCGCTGTACCAGCCGCCGGCATCCACCCGCAGCAAATCCTGCCAGCTGAGCTCCCCCGCCACGCCCCAGCCGTTGCTGGTGCGTTCAAGGTTGTCATCGTGCAGCAGGAAAATTTCCCCATCCTTCGACAGCTTCGCGTCGAACTCGATCATGGTATGTCCGTAGCGCGTGCCAACGTCGATCGCCGCCAGCGTGTTTTCCGGTGCCAGTTTACCGCCGCCGCGATGGGCGACGATGCGGGGATACGGCCAGTTACTCATACACGTTGTCCTGTTTCACCGTCAAAAAGGTGCAAATGATTTTCCGGCAGATGCAGCCACAGCGTGCTGCCTGCCTTTGGGCGCTCCTGATGGGCCAGACGCACCACCAGCTTTTGATCGCCCCAGCGACCGTGCGCCAGGTTGTCCGCGCCCAGCATCTCCAGCGTGTCCACCACCAGCGGCACGCCGCCTTCCGCCTGGGAGCTTAGCGCAATATGTTCCGGGCGGATACCCAGCGTCATTTTACGCCCGGCATAGCCGCGATAAAACCAGTTCACCGGTAGCGCCATGCCGCTCTCCAGTTCGAAGTGCGTACCCGCATGGCTGATGCGCCCTTCCAGCAGGTTCATCGCCGGACTGCCAATAAAGCTCGCGACAAAGCGGCTGGCCGGTTTTTCATAAACCTCCACCGGCGTGCCAATCTGCTCGGCAATGCCTTTGTTCATCACCATCACGCGCTGGGCGAGCGTCATCGCTTCGACCTGATCGTGGGTCACGTACAGCGAGGTGGTTTTCAGGCGACGGTGCAGATGCTGGAGTTCCAGACGCATCTGCACGCGCAGTTTGGCATCCAGGTTCGACAGCGGCTCATCAAACAGGAACACGGCGGGATCGCGCACAATGGCGCGCCCCATCGCCACACGCTGACGCTGGCCACCGGAGAGTTCGCGCGGACGACGTTTGAGCAGGCCGTCCAGTTCGAGAATACGCGCCGCCTCTTTCACTCGCTGCTCAATATGCCCCTTGCCCATCCCCCGGATTTTCAGCCCCCACGCCATGTTCTCTTCCACGCTCATGTGCGGGTAGAGCGCATAGTTCTGGAAAACCATCGCGATCCCGCGATCTTTTGGCTCCATTTCGGTCACGCGCTGACGGTCGATCCAGATATCACCGCTGGTGACACGCTCCAGTCCGGCCACCATCCGCAGAAGCGTTGATTTCCCGCAGCCGGATGGGCCGACCATCACAATAAATTCACCGTCCGCCACGTCCAGCGTCAGCGGTTGAATCACCTGGGTTTTACCATCCCAGCTTTTGGTTACTGCCTGTAATTTTAAACCTGCCATCGCGGTATCCTACTTCTCACTGTCCACTAAACCACGCACAAACGCCCGCTGCATGGCTAAAACGATAATGACCGGCGGGATGAGGGTCAGCAACATTGCCGCCATCACCTGATTCCACATGGTGGTGCCTTCGCCGGTGGCAATCATGCCTTTGATCCCCGCCACGGCAGTCCCCAGATTGACGTCAGTAATAATCAGCAACGGCCACAGATACTGGTTCCAGCCGTAGATAAAGGTGATGACGAACAACGCCGCCAGATTGGTTTTCGACAGCGGCAGCACGATGTCGCGGAAAAAACGCATCGGCGAGGCACCGTCAATACGCGCCGCTTCAATCAGTTCATCCGGCAGGGTCATAAAGAACTGGCGGAACAAAAAGGTGGCGGTTGCCGAGGCCATCAGCGGCAGCGTCAGCCCGGCGTAACTGTCGAGCATTTTCAGGTTGGCGATCACTTCCACCGTCGGGAAGATGCGCACTTCAACCGGCAGCATCAGGGTGATAAAAATCATCCAGAAGAACAGGTTACGCAGCGGAAAACGAAACCAGACGATGGCAAAGGCGGAAAGCATTGAGACCGCGATTTTCCCCACCGTAATGCCAAACGCCATGATGAAGCTGTTGAGCATCATCAGCCAGAACGGCGCGCTGTTCGCACCGACGCCGTTGACCCAGATGTTTTTCATGTTTTCCAGCAGATGCGTACCGGGGATAAGCGTCATCGGCGTTTCAAACACCGCGTTGTTGTCCAGCGTCGCCGCGACAAACGCGACGTACAGCGGGAACAAAATCACCGTAATCCCCAGTATCAGCATGGTGTGGCTGAATATCGTCAGCCCGCGACGGTTTTCAATCATTGGTAACGCACCTTACTTTCTACGTAGCGGAACTGCACCACCGTCAGAATGATGACGAGGAACATCAGCACCACCGACTGCGCGGCGGACGCAGAGAGATCCAGCCCGGCAAACCCTTCGCGGTAGATCTTATAAATCAGCGTCGTGGTAGCCTGCACCGGACCGCCTGCGGTCGCGGCATCAATAACCGGGAACGTATCGAAGAAGGCGTAGACCAGATTGACCACCAACAGGAAGAAACTCACCGGCGCGATCAGCGGTAGCGCCAGTTTGAAAAAGCGACGGATCGGCCCGGCGCCATCGATCGCGGCGGCTTCAACCAGCGAGCGCGGGATCGATTGCAGCGCGGCGAAGAAGAAAAGGAAGTTGTAACTAATCTGCTTCCAGACAGACGCAAAAACCACCAGGAACATCGCCTGTCCGCTGTTCTGCGCGTGGTTCCAGTCATAGCCAAACTGCTCAAGGAAATGGGTAATAAGCCCGCGGCCAGGATTAAACAGGAAGATCCACAATACGGCGGCCACCGCAGGCGCCACGGCATAGGGCAGCAGCATCAGCGTCTGATACAGACGACTGCCGCGCACCACGTAATCCACCAGCGCGGCGAAAAATAACGATACCAGCAGGCCGCTGAAGGTCACCAGCGCGCTGAATTTGATCGTCGTCCAGAAGGAGTCGAGGTAGTAGCTGTCATGAAACAGCGTGACGAAATTATCCAGCCCGACAAACTGGCTGGAAAGCCCAAACGGATCGACGCTTTGTAGTGAGTACCACAGCGCTTCACCCGCAGGCCAGATAAAGAAAATGACGGTGATCGCCAGTTGTGGCGCGACCAGCAAATAGGGCAGCCAACGCGAGCGGAACACCGGACGGGATGAGGACATAAGGGGTTGATTCCTGAACAATGCCGGGTGGCGCTTCGCTTACCCGGCCTACATGTGGCGCGTTGTAGGCCCGGTAAGCGAAGCGCCACCGGGCAAGTCACAGATTACGATTTGGTCGATTGCTCAAAGCGGCGCAGCAGTTGATTACCACGCTCGACGGCGGCATCCAGCGCCTGCTGCGGAGTTTTCTTGCCGGTCCACACGCCTTCCAGCTCTTCATCAACGATGGTGCGGATCTGCGGCATGTTACCCAGACGCAGCCCTTTGGTGAACGGTAATGGCGGCTTGTTCAACATCTGACGCGTCGCAATATCCGCACCGGGGTTCTTGTCATAGAAGCCCTGCTCGCGGGTCAGATCGTAAGCGGCTTTGGTGATCGGCAGATAGCCGGTCTTCTGATGCCATTCGGCCGCATTTTCCGGTTTTGCCAGGAAGTCGAGGAACTCGGCAACGCCTTTGTAGGTATCGTTGTCTTTGCCCTGCATCACCCACAGGCTCGCGCCGCCGATGATGGCGTTCTGCGGCGCGCCTTTGGCGTCCGCATCGTAAGGCATCATGCCTACGCCATAGTTGAATTTGGCGTAATGGCGGATATCAGCAAGCGATCCGGAAGAGGCAGTTGTGATAGCGCAATCGCCGTTATAGAACTTCTCGGTGGACTCGTCTTTACGTCCGAAGTAGCTGAAATCGCCCTTCTTGTTCAGTGCTTCCAGCAGCGCGATGTGTTTCACCTGCTCCGGTTTATTGAACTCCAGCACCGCATCAGTGCCGTCGAAACCGTTATTTTTAGTCGCCACCGGCAGACCGTGCCAGGCGCTGAAGTTTTCGATCTGGATCCAGCCCTGCCAGCCGCTGGCGTAGCCACACTTCATCCCTGCGGCTTTCAGCTTCGCGGTGTAGTCAGCCAGATCCTGCCAGGTTTTCGGCGGTTGCTCCGGATCTAAACCGGCTTTCTTGAAAGCGTCTTTGTTGTAGTACAGCACTGGGGTGGAACTGTTAAACGGCTGAGACAACAGATGCCCGGTTTTCGAATCGGTGTAGTAGCCAGAAACGGTCGGTACAAACTGCGATTCGTCGAAGTTAATCCCTGCGTCCTTGAACACTTCATAGACCGGCTTGATGGCTTTCGAGGCCATCATTGTCGCGGTGCCGACTTCATAAACCTGTAGCAGCGCTGGCGCATTTCCGGTACGGAACGCGGCGATGCCGGCGCTCAGGCTCTGTTCGTAGTTACCTTTGTACACCGGCACAATCTTGTAATCCGGGTGGGTGTCGTTGAAACGTTGCGCCAGGGAGTCAACTTCTTTACCCAACTCCCCTTCCATGGAATGCCAGAATGGAATGGTGGTAACGGCCATTGCGTTCGTCGCAAAAGCCAGACCAACCGCCAGACCCAAAGCTGTGTGTCGTAACGATGTCATTGTCATCATCTCTCTTATTGTGCCGGATGCGCGAAATCACGCGTTTTATGCTCGCGAGGTAACATGACATGCGCGAATGACAGAAAGATAACCGTTAGATGACGAAGCGGTGACAGTCAGGCTTCAGGTGAATGACGTTTCAGTGGCAAGAAAACAGAAAAAAGCCGGGTGGCGGCTTCGCCTTACCCGGCCTGGTCGATCCTGTGGGTCCGGTAAGCGTATGCGCCACCGGGCAATACAAACGGCTTGGTCTTGTAGGCCTGATAAGACGCAATGCGTCGT
It encodes:
- a CDS encoding oxidoreductase translates to MTLHCAFIGFGKSATRYHLPYVLNRKDTWHVAHIFRRHAKPEEQAPIYSHIHFTSDLDEVFNDPEVKLVVICTHADSHFDYAKRALEAGKNVLVEKPFTPTMVEAKVLFELAQNKGLTVTPYQNRRFDSCFLTAKKAIESGKLGEIVEVESHFDYYRPVVETHPGLPQDGAFYGLGVHTLDQIISLFGRPDHVAYDIRSLRNKANPDDTFEAQLFYGDVKAIVKTSHLVKIDYPKFIVHGTKGSFIKYGIDQQETSLKANIMPGEPGFAADDSVGVLEYVNDEGVTVKEEIKPETGDYGRVYDALYATLTTGVPNYVKESEVLTNLEILERAFEQASPATISLAR
- the ugpA gene encoding sn-glycerol-3-phosphate ABC transporter permease UgpA translates to MSSSRPVFRSRWLPYLLVAPQLAITVIFFIWPAGEALWYSLQSVDPFGLSSQFVGLDNFVTLFHDSYYLDSFWTTIKFSALVTFSGLLVSLFFAALVDYVVRGSRLYQTLMLLPYAVAPAVAAVLWIFLFNPGRGLITHFLEQFGYDWNHAQNSGQAMFLVVFASVWKQISYNFLFFFAALQSIPRSLVEAAAIDGAGPIRRFFKLALPLIAPVSFFLLVVNLVYAFFDTFPVIDAATAGGPVQATTTLIYKIYREGFAGLDLSASAAQSVVLMFLVIILTVVQFRYVESKVRYQ
- a CDS encoding cupin domain-containing protein, which encodes MIYLRKANDRGHANHGWLDSWHTFSFADYYDPNFMGFSALRVINDDVIDAGQGFGTHPHKDMEILTYVLEGAVEHQDSMGNKEQVPAGEFQIMSAGTGIRHSEYNPSKTDRLRLYQIWIIPEKTGITPRYEQRRFDAAQGKQLVLSPDARDGSLKVYQDMELYRWALVKGEQSVHQIAAERRVWIQVVKGEVSINGTKATTSDGLAIWDEQALSIHADSDSEILLFDLPPV
- a CDS encoding gamma-glutamyltransferase: MTKPTFLRRVALAALLSGSCFSVLAAPPPPPPVSYGVEEDVFHPVRAKQGMVASVDAMATKVGVDILKQGGNAVDAAVAVGYALAVTHPQAGNLGGGGFMLLRTKDGKTTAIDFREMAPANATRDMFLDDQGNPDSKKSLTSHLASGTPGTVAGFSLALEKYGTLPLNKVVRPAIKLAEEGFVVNDALADDLKTYGSEVLPNHENSKAIFWKDGEPLKKGDKLVQKNLAKSLELIAEKGPEAFYKGAIADQIAQEMQKNGGLMTKEDLAGYQAVERTPIGGDYRGYQVFSMPPPSSGGIHIVQILNILENFDMKKYGFGSADAMQVMAEAEKQAYADRSEYLGDPDFVNVPWQALTNKDYAKSIAERIDINKAKPSSEIRPGKLAPYESNQTTHFSVVDKDGNAVAVTYTLNTTFGTGIVAGNTGILMNNEMDDFSAKPGVPNVYGLVGGDANAVGPKKRPLSSMSPTIVVKDGKTWLVTGSPGGSRIITTVLQMVVNSIDFGMNVAQATNAPRFHHQWLPDELRVEKGFSPDTLKLLEQKGQKVALKEAMGSTQSIMVGPDGTLYGASDPRTVDDLAAGY
- the ugpB gene encoding sn-glycerol-3-phosphate ABC transporter substrate-binding protein UgpB; this encodes MTSLRHTALGLAVGLAFATNAMAVTTIPFWHSMEGELGKEVDSLAQRFNDTHPDYKIVPVYKGNYEQSLSAGIAAFRTGNAPALLQVYEVGTATMMASKAIKPVYEVFKDAGINFDESQFVPTVSGYYTDSKTGHLLSQPFNSSTPVLYYNKDAFKKAGLDPEQPPKTWQDLADYTAKLKAAGMKCGYASGWQGWIQIENFSAWHGLPVATKNNGFDGTDAVLEFNKPEQVKHIALLEALNKKGDFSYFGRKDESTEKFYNGDCAITTASSGSLADIRHYAKFNYGVGMMPYDADAKGAPQNAIIGGASLWVMQGKDNDTYKGVAEFLDFLAKPENAAEWHQKTGYLPITKAAYDLTREQGFYDKNPGADIATRQMLNKPPLPFTKGLRLGNMPQIRTIVDEELEGVWTGKKTPQQALDAAVERGNQLLRRFEQSTKS
- a CDS encoding DUF2756 family protein, which gives rise to MKRCLILAALLPFACLAQPINTLNNPNQPGYQIPSQQRMQTQMQTQQIQQKGMLNQQLKSQTQLQQQNLQTQMNNNQQRIQQGQVREQPLPNTNGGMLSGSTRQGSGQQHMLPPRQNGDMLNPQQ
- the ugpC gene encoding sn-glycerol-3-phosphate ABC transporter ATP-binding protein UgpC, which translates into the protein MAGLKLQAVTKSWDGKTQVIQPLTLDVADGEFIVMVGPSGCGKSTLLRMVAGLERVTSGDIWIDRQRVTEMEPKDRGIAMVFQNYALYPHMSVEENMAWGLKIRGMGKGHIEQRVKEAARILELDGLLKRRPRELSGGQRQRVAMGRAIVRDPAVFLFDEPLSNLDAKLRVQMRLELQHLHRRLKTTSLYVTHDQVEAMTLAQRVMVMNKGIAEQIGTPVEVYEKPASRFVASFIGSPAMNLLEGRISHAGTHFELESGMALPVNWFYRGYAGRKMTLGIRPEHIALSSQAEGGVPLVVDTLEMLGADNLAHGRWGDQKLVVRLAHQERPKAGSTLWLHLPENHLHLFDGETGQRV
- the ugpE gene encoding sn-glycerol-3-phosphate ABC transporter permease UgpE; the protein is MIENRRGLTIFSHTMLILGITVILFPLYVAFVAATLDNNAVFETPMTLIPGTHLLENMKNIWVNGVGANSAPFWLMMLNSFIMAFGITVGKIAVSMLSAFAIVWFRFPLRNLFFWMIFITLMLPVEVRIFPTVEVIANLKMLDSYAGLTLPLMASATATFLFRQFFMTLPDELIEAARIDGASPMRFFRDIVLPLSKTNLAALFVITFIYGWNQYLWPLLIITDVNLGTAVAGIKGMIATGEGTTMWNQVMAAMLLTLIPPVIIVLAMQRAFVRGLVDSEK
- the ugpQ gene encoding glycerophosphodiester phosphodiesterase, whose product is MSNWPYPRIVAHRGGGKLAPENTLAAIDVGTRYGHTMIEFDAKLSKDGEIFLLHDDNLERTSNGWGVAGELSWQDLLRVDAGGWYSGEFKGEPLPLLSQVAERCRLHGLMANIEIKPTTGTGPQTGKVIALAARTLWQGMTAPLLSSFDIDALEAAQAAAVELPRGLLLDEWRDDWRELTARLACVSIHLNHTLLDETRVKQLKTAGLHILVYTVNKPQRAAELLRWGVDCICTDAIDVIGPDFTAAG